The following proteins are encoded in a genomic region of Chloracidobacterium sp.:
- a CDS encoding peptidylprolyl isomerase, whose translation MSNLTKGLILVAAILVVGLGLTVWKKTIAGHSTEMFNGISKEEIELLLANAAKTNPQILQRFTQEPELKKQQLDSFRQLFAFASQAKKEGMADTGTNRQELLSIKAEIEAVSYDREINKDKGPMPPFGFITEDQIRQYWEEGAPADAPKGFFATLKEKLGGGSPDRETRSHEDEFNDFLNAKIDMLKKGNPDMADRVISDDEKSQAKDLFAKIRIYRNEFETKAAAGELDKNFVATTALQVKLQQAQFLARQYSETLEDKLKVSDDEVQSYIDAHPELNPSEKKAKAQSILDRAKAGEDFAELANEFSEDPGNKGPDGKGQGGLYKDVQKGRMVAPFEAAALALQEGQIAPDLVETDFGYHIVKLERKLSVDPSSKDKNESYDVRHILISTGYKDPSDPTGREMPVKQYVLGKLEGEKQEKLIDDIVASNGVHVPDDFTVPELTQEELDQIRKQQQQPQQMPQNAPGGPDQKDKPAAKPAANAKPEVKKPEAPKKK comes from the coding sequence TTGAGTAATTTAACAAAAGGCCTCATTTTGGTAGCCGCGATACTCGTGGTCGGCCTCGGCCTCACCGTTTGGAAGAAGACCATTGCAGGCCATTCGACCGAGATGTTCAATGGCATTTCCAAGGAAGAGATCGAACTCCTGCTTGCGAATGCCGCAAAGACCAATCCGCAGATATTGCAGCGTTTCACACAGGAACCTGAGCTGAAAAAGCAGCAGCTTGACAGCTTCCGCCAGTTGTTCGCGTTCGCGAGCCAGGCGAAGAAAGAAGGCATGGCGGATACCGGTACGAATCGGCAGGAGCTTTTGAGCATTAAGGCCGAGATCGAAGCGGTCAGCTATGATCGTGAGATCAATAAGGACAAAGGCCCGATGCCGCCGTTCGGCTTTATCACGGAAGATCAGATCCGCCAGTATTGGGAGGAAGGTGCTCCGGCCGATGCTCCCAAAGGATTTTTTGCGACCCTGAAAGAAAAGCTAGGCGGCGGATCTCCTGACCGCGAAACACGTTCGCACGAGGACGAGTTCAACGACTTTCTCAACGCAAAGATCGATATGCTGAAGAAAGGCAATCCGGACATGGCCGACAGGGTCATTTCGGATGATGAAAAGAGCCAGGCGAAAGACCTTTTTGCAAAGATCCGCATCTATCGGAACGAATTCGAAACAAAGGCCGCTGCGGGCGAACTCGATAAGAACTTTGTTGCGACCACGGCGCTGCAAGTAAAGCTTCAGCAGGCTCAGTTCCTTGCACGGCAATATTCGGAGACACTTGAGGACAAGCTCAAGGTTTCCGATGACGAGGTTCAGTCATATATCGATGCGCATCCTGAGCTGAATCCTTCCGAGAAAAAAGCGAAAGCCCAGAGTATCCTTGACCGGGCTAAAGCGGGCGAGGATTTCGCCGAGCTTGCAAATGAGTTCAGCGAAGATCCCGGCAATAAAGGCCCCGACGGCAAAGGACAGGGCGGCCTTTATAAAGATGTGCAGAAGGGAAGGATGGTCGCTCCGTTCGAAGCGGCGGCCCTCGCGCTTCAGGAAGGCCAGATCGCACCGGACCTCGTTGAGACCGACTTCGGCTATCATATTGTAAAGCTGGAACGGAAGCTCAGCGTCGATCCCTCGTCAAAGGATAAGAATGAGAGCTACGATGTGCGGCATATACTGATATCGACCGGCTATAAGGATCCGAGTGATCCGACAGGCCGCGAGATGCCGGTAAAACAGTATGTACTTGGCAAGCTTGAGGGCGAAAAGCAAGAGAAACTTATCGACGATATAGTTGCCTCGAACGGCGTTCATGTGCCGGACGACTTTACGGTGCCGGAACTGACGCAGGAAGAACTCGATCAGATCCGTAAGCAGCAGCAACAGCCGCAGCAAATGCCGCAGAACGCTCCCGGCGGCCCGGATCAGAAGGACAAGCCCGCGGCCAAACCAGCCGCGAATGCGAAGCCTGAGGTAAAGAAGCCGGAAGCCCCGAAGAAAAAATAG
- the mtnP gene encoding S-methyl-5'-thioadenosine phosphorylase, which translates to METAKIGIIGGSGLYQMPELENVREQFIETPFGAPSDAFIFGELNGVTVAFLPRHGRGHRLTPSELPFRANIYAMKLLGVEYILSVSAVGSLQEQYAPTDFVIPDQFFDRTRSRGRESTFFGDGIVGHVTFAHPVCGELGDILEASCKQAGVKTHRGGTYLCMEGPAFSTKAESNVYRLWGMDIIGMTNLQEAKLAREAEIAYATLALVTDYDCWYEGHDDVTAEMVIETLGKNVRNAQLVLKDAVKRVAEKQTPNQFADAIKNAVFTPPESWPAETAARLDAIIGKYR; encoded by the coding sequence ATGGAAACAGCAAAGATAGGCATCATCGGCGGCAGCGGGCTTTACCAAATGCCGGAGCTCGAAAATGTCCGCGAACAGTTCATCGAAACGCCGTTCGGCGCGCCGTCTGATGCTTTCATATTCGGTGAACTCAACGGCGTCACGGTGGCGTTTCTGCCAAGGCATGGACGAGGCCACCGACTGACGCCCTCCGAGTTGCCCTTCCGGGCGAATATCTATGCGATGAAGCTGCTCGGCGTTGAGTACATCTTATCGGTCTCAGCGGTAGGCAGCCTGCAGGAGCAATATGCTCCGACGGATTTTGTTATTCCTGACCAATTCTTTGACCGGACCCGTTCGCGCGGGCGCGAGTCAACATTCTTTGGCGATGGCATTGTCGGCCATGTTACTTTCGCTCATCCCGTATGCGGTGAGCTTGGCGATATTCTCGAAGCTTCCTGCAAACAGGCCGGTGTCAAAACACACCGCGGCGGCACTTATCTCTGTATGGAAGGCCCTGCGTTCTCGACCAAGGCCGAGTCGAACGTCTATCGCCTGTGGGGAATGGACATAATCGGGATGACAAACCTGCAGGAAGCCAAACTTGCCCGAGAGGCTGAGATCGCCTACGCGACGCTTGCGCTCGTTACTGATTACGATTGCTGGTACGAGGGCCACGACGACGTTACTGCCGAAATGGTCATAGAGACGCTCGGCAAGAATGTCCGCAATGCACAACTTGTGCTCAAGGATGCCGTAAAGCGTGTCGCAGAGAAACAAACACCGAACCAATTTGCCGATGCCATCAAAAACGCTGTCTTTACGCCGCCGGAAAGCTGGCCTGCGGAAACAGCGGCGCGGCTCGATGCGATAATCGGAAAGTACCGTTAG
- a CDS encoding MFS transporter produces the protein MSLSTAQKSNWPIVALATFSLIVSNGLAIGGLPPFYKPMRDELTAAGVIAAAGAESFIANCANITFITSGVFSLLGGWLSLRFRLRPLMAAGCVLLGGGMLLHAWAAAPFAIYSARALMGASLGFIGVAPCVVLISRWFDSGRGTALGVALMGTSIGGTVIPPLASPLIANFGWRIALAGLSIVIWLVLLPLILLVVREPERDHTEPKTHGSQDGMTLAEALRKPTAWVFGLCAALVFYPIFVTSQQFILYLQTPQIGVSAAAASWTQSLLFAVSIGGKVLAGLTSDRTAPSKVMAVCAAIMFAASLVLLQLNSANFLFFLVPFALGYGGTFVLLQRLGSELFGKRDIGRILGAVTLVEVFGAAVGGRVTGYLADKNGGDYTFAFYGVTVAAGLAFVCALIIAMADRRSAAA, from the coding sequence ATGAGTTTATCGACCGCACAAAAATCCAACTGGCCGATCGTTGCTCTCGCAACCTTCTCACTGATCGTAAGCAACGGCCTCGCCATCGGCGGGCTTCCGCCCTTTTATAAGCCGATGCGCGATGAGCTGACAGCAGCCGGCGTGATCGCCGCGGCCGGTGCGGAAAGCTTTATAGCTAATTGTGCGAACATAACATTTATTACGTCGGGCGTGTTTTCACTGCTCGGCGGTTGGCTGTCGCTCCGATTTCGCCTGCGCCCGCTGATGGCCGCAGGCTGTGTGCTGTTGGGCGGCGGTATGCTGCTCCACGCTTGGGCCGCGGCGCCCTTTGCCATTTATTCGGCAAGGGCTTTGATGGGGGCATCGCTCGGCTTTATCGGTGTCGCTCCTTGTGTGGTGCTGATCTCGCGTTGGTTCGACAGCGGACGAGGCACGGCTCTCGGTGTGGCATTGATGGGTACGAGCATCGGCGGAACGGTGATACCGCCGCTCGCTTCACCGCTGATAGCAAATTTCGGCTGGCGTATTGCCCTCGCGGGCTTGAGTATCGTGATCTGGCTCGTATTGCTGCCGCTGATCTTACTTGTCGTACGAGAGCCGGAACGTGATCACACTGAACCAAAAACGCACGGCTCGCAGGATGGAATGACGTTGGCCGAAGCCTTGCGAAAGCCGACAGCGTGGGTCTTCGGCCTTTGCGCGGCGCTTGTTTTTTACCCTATTTTTGTTACGAGCCAGCAGTTCATTTTGTATCTTCAGACACCGCAGATCGGTGTGAGTGCGGCGGCCGCATCGTGGACACAATCGCTCCTGTTCGCCGTCAGCATCGGCGGCAAGGTGCTCGCGGGCCTGACAAGTGACCGTACGGCTCCTTCTAAAGTGATGGCCGTATGCGCGGCGATAATGTTTGCGGCATCGCTTGTGCTTCTGCAATTGAATTCTGCCAACTTCTTGTTCTTTTTGGTACCGTTCGCTCTCGGATACGGCGGGACCTTCGTGCTTCTTCAAAGGCTCGGCAGTGAGCTTTTCGGCAAGCGCGACATCGGCCGCATACTCGGAGCGGTAACTCTCGTTGAGGTGTTCGGGGCGGCTGTCGGCGGGCGTGTTACAGGCTACCTTGCTGACAAGAACGGCGGAGATTACACCTTTGCGTTTTACGGCGTAACGGTGGCGGCGGGCCTTGCATTTGTCTGTGCACTTATAATTGCAATGGCAGACCGACGCTCTGCCGCTGCTTAA
- a CDS encoding phosphoglucomutase/phosphomannomutase family protein encodes MTIKFGTSGWRAIIADEFTFDNARLVTRSICGYLKTHQSNDTTLVIGNDSRFMGEKFADVAAEIAADYGFTALRCTGETPTPAISHAIRSQKAAGGINFTASHNPPEFQGIKFSTADGAPALPEVTKVIEQYIADGIEAERASGGSITEYDAREAYLNDVAAKVRLDTIADAGGSYAYDPLWGTGRGYLDKELRDRGLTVETIHDWRDVTFGGRAPEPGGDHLDELRAEVAKNGAKLGLATDGDSDRFGVIDSNGDFITPNRLIALLTDYLAESRGWTNGVARSVATSHQVDRVAAARGLKLYQTPVGFKYIGELINKDEIILGGEESAGLSIRGHYPEKDGILACLLAAEAVAARQASLTEQLEELFRRDGKLESGRIGVKLTDDVAAALHKKLALEPSDIGGRRVDQIDRTDGVKFLFDNSAWILMRPSGTEPLVRIYAESESKDDVEALLDAGKKYLLG; translated from the coding sequence ATGACGATCAAGTTCGGAACATCCGGCTGGCGGGCGATAATCGCAGACGAGTTCACATTTGATAATGCGCGGCTCGTCACGCGTTCGATCTGTGGATATTTGAAAACTCATCAAAGCAACGATACTACGCTCGTGATCGGCAATGATTCCCGGTTCATGGGTGAAAAATTTGCCGATGTCGCCGCCGAGATCGCCGCGGATTATGGTTTTACCGCACTAAGATGTACGGGCGAGACGCCGACTCCCGCGATCTCACACGCGATACGCTCGCAGAAAGCGGCAGGCGGTATAAATTTCACGGCTTCGCACAATCCGCCCGAGTTCCAGGGCATAAAGTTCTCGACAGCGGACGGAGCACCGGCACTGCCTGAAGTTACCAAAGTGATCGAGCAGTACATTGCCGACGGCATCGAAGCCGAACGTGCAAGCGGCGGCTCGATCACCGAATACGATGCCCGTGAGGCCTATTTGAATGACGTTGCCGCGAAAGTAAGGCTCGATACGATCGCCGACGCAGGCGGCTCGTACGCATACGACCCGCTATGGGGAACCGGACGCGGTTATCTCGATAAGGAACTGCGTGACCGCGGCCTTACCGTTGAGACAATTCACGATTGGCGCGATGTTACATTCGGCGGCCGTGCCCCCGAACCCGGCGGCGACCATTTGGATGAGCTTCGCGCGGAAGTCGCAAAGAATGGGGCAAAGCTCGGCCTCGCGACCGACGGTGACTCTGACCGGTTCGGCGTGATCGACAGTAACGGCGATTTTATTACGCCGAATCGGCTGATCGCATTATTGACGGATTATTTGGCCGAAAGCCGCGGTTGGACGAACGGTGTTGCCCGCAGCGTTGCAACGTCGCATCAGGTAGATCGCGTTGCGGCCGCACGAGGCTTGAAATTGTACCAAACGCCGGTCGGCTTCAAGTACATCGGCGAATTGATAAATAAGGATGAGATCATCCTTGGCGGCGAGGAATCCGCGGGCCTGTCGATACGCGGCCATTATCCTGAAAAGGACGGCATTCTGGCGTGCCTTTTAGCGGCTGAGGCTGTCGCGGCACGGCAAGCAAGCCTTACCGAGCAGTTGGAAGAGCTTTTCCGCCGCGACGGCAAACTCGAGTCCGGCAGGATCGGCGTCAAGCTGACCGATGACGTAGCAGCGGCACTCCACAAAAAACTTGCTCTCGAGCCGAGCGACATCGGCGGAAGACGGGTCGATCAGATCGACCGCACGGACGGCGTGAAGTTCTTGTTTGATAACAGTGCGTGGATACTTATGAGGCCTTCGGGTACGGAACCGCTGGTCAGGATCTACGCAGAAAGTGAAAGTAAAGATGATGTCGAGGCTTTGCTCGACGCCGGAAAGAAGTATTTGTTGGGCTAG
- a CDS encoding radical SAM protein, whose translation MRPVKHLEKGLTYIAGGVFRAVKSVNQFKPNPSFIPKWSDKPILKSWQKTKPILGFPRQTDSLCPNCVIEARESILSGKEDVAMLVNEKVGEIKAQIIERNGEVWMIKDCPKHGHFEDMMAIDAEFLKHVESLFPGRDIDAHNDEKLHNHGSSSVKYGRGAVLTIDLTNRCNMMCDPCFMDANQVGFVHELSMEDVTEILDNAIQIKPRRQMSVQYSGGEPTLSPHFIDAIKYARKVGYNSVQAATNGIEFAKSKEFCREAAEAGLRFVYLQFDGIGNDANSHRQIGNLFDVKLRAINNLHEAGVDIILVTTLVNHINNDQVGSIIRFALENPKKISFIAFQPVSFTGRDELITERRRLQQRYTLSHMAHDVKKQLGVTEPTRDWFPLSLMGAFADFADVVHGQEANWGQVSCGCHPNCGVGTAMMVNKETKEMAPVPQFLDIRGLVTDMQHISDTNRGKWFSNIMMGLALLKNYDPYGAPPSLTLGAILKKFDKSFGLSGKDYGKVGPDRTIEDVEKRRQDPWNFLFIAGMWFQDLFNYDFRRTEMCIIPYGTQEGEISFCAYNTGIGWRNIIENMHQNATVAQWYKDHGRHEVFARGKHVDLDSTEHGLTLNEVDMTRPNKPTMDGPKTAAEEMQMMRKLYNKMIMEKNNLKADSPVQIGGIKREKKAKEKEMAVAE comes from the coding sequence ATGAGACCAGTAAAACACCTTGAGAAAGGCTTGACCTACATCGCCGGCGGCGTCTTTCGAGCCGTCAAATCCGTGAACCAGTTCAAACCCAATCCGTCATTCATACCGAAATGGTCGGATAAGCCGATCTTGAAGTCGTGGCAGAAGACAAAGCCGATCCTCGGCTTCCCGCGTCAGACGGATTCGCTTTGCCCGAACTGCGTGATCGAGGCGCGTGAGTCGATCCTAAGCGGCAAAGAAGATGTTGCGATGCTGGTAAATGAAAAGGTCGGCGAGATCAAGGCACAGATCATCGAGCGCAACGGCGAAGTGTGGATGATCAAGGATTGTCCGAAGCATGGCCACTTTGAAGATATGATGGCGATCGATGCTGAGTTCCTAAAGCATGTCGAATCGCTCTTCCCGGGCCGGGATATCGACGCTCATAATGATGAGAAGCTGCACAACCACGGCTCGTCGTCGGTCAAGTACGGCCGCGGCGCGGTTCTCACGATCGACCTCACGAACCGCTGCAACATGATGTGCGACCCGTGCTTTATGGATGCCAATCAGGTCGGCTTTGTCCACGAACTTTCGATGGAGGACGTTACCGAGATCCTTGACAACGCGATCCAGATCAAGCCGCGCCGCCAGATGTCGGTACAGTACTCGGGCGGCGAGCCGACGCTCAGCCCGCACTTTATCGATGCGATCAAGTACGCACGCAAGGTAGGCTACAATTCGGTTCAGGCGGCGACCAACGGCATCGAGTTCGCTAAGTCTAAGGAATTCTGCCGCGAGGCCGCCGAAGCAGGCCTTCGCTTCGTATATCTGCAGTTCGACGGTATCGGCAACGATGCCAACTCGCACCGTCAGATCGGCAACCTTTTTGATGTGAAGCTTCGTGCGATCAACAACCTGCATGAAGCGGGCGTTGATATCATTTTGGTAACGACACTTGTCAACCACATCAATAACGATCAGGTCGGTTCGATCATCCGCTTTGCTCTTGAGAATCCTAAAAAGATCTCGTTCATCGCATTCCAGCCCGTATCGTTCACCGGCCGTGATGAGCTGATCACTGAGCGCCGCCGGCTGCAGCAGCGTTACACGCTCTCGCACATGGCACACGATGTCAAAAAGCAGCTCGGCGTTACCGAGCCGACGCGTGATTGGTTCCCGCTCAGCCTTATGGGTGCGTTCGCTGATTTTGCGGACGTCGTTCACGGCCAGGAAGCCAATTGGGGGCAGGTCTCGTGCGGCTGCCATCCGAACTGCGGTGTCGGTACGGCAATGATGGTCAATAAGGAAACAAAGGAAATGGCTCCCGTTCCGCAGTTCCTTGACATCCGCGGGCTTGTTACGGATATGCAGCACATCAGCGATACGAACCGCGGCAAGTGGTTCTCGAACATCATGATGGGCCTCGCACTTTTGAAGAACTACGATCCGTACGGTGCACCGCCGAGCCTGACGCTTGGCGCCATCCTCAAGAAGTTCGACAAGTCGTTCGGCCTGTCGGGCAAGGACTACGGCAAGGTCGGCCCCGACCGCACGATCGAGGACGTCGAGAAACGCCGTCAAGATCCGTGGAACTTCCTCTTTATTGCAGGAATGTGGTTCCAGGACCTGTTCAACTACGATTTCCGCCGCACCGAGATGTGCATCATCCCGTACGGCACGCAGGAGGGCGAGATCTCGTTCTGTGCATACAACACAGGTATCGGCTGGCGCAACATCATCGAGAATATGCACCAGAACGCGACCGTCGCACAGTGGTATAAGGACCACGGCCGTCACGAAGTGTTCGCACGCGGCAAGCACGTTGACCTTGACTCCACGGAGCACGGCCTGACGCTCAACGAGGTCGATATGACTCGCCCGAACAAGCCGACGATGGACGGCCCGAAGACGGCGGCCGAAGAGATGCAGATGATGCGCAAACTCTATAACAAGATGATCATGGAGAAGAACAATCTGAAGGCCGACAGCCCGGTCCAGATCGGCGGCATAAAACGCGAAAAGAAAGCCAAAGAAAAGGAAATGGCGGTCGCCGAATAG
- the polA gene encoding DNA polymerase I has translation MKRVFLIDAMSHIYRAFFAPMGMRQDPLRNSKGEVTQAVFVFTNMLRKLINDEKPEYIAAVWDTEEPTFRHQSYADYKANREAMPEDLAAQLPYIERVCEAFGVPILKMDGYEADDIIGTLARKAATKKMQAVIVSNDKDLCQLVRDPYIIAMRNNAANIRRKVPVPPVEWCDEAWVLNKFGVPPDKVIDLLGLMGDAVDNIPGAPGIGPKGAVELVLEFGSAEAAIANADQIKRKTYRESLQNNAEQVRRSLELATIHCEVPIELDLDTLAYKGPDRPKAHQLFSELEFRTLTKEFADGTAQPSSVSSGLFDSLPAAESITTHYGLIDDEPAAEKLIRRLFEAEFYSFSINEPADSGQTSCYGKAAPLGIAIGLGSGEAFYIDILNFKDGSAVAQRFISDIFTNKYLRAATFDKKLAIGSLLALGIESVAINDDILIAGYLLDASRASYSIGLLAQAYAETDISATIPDGWDKRAFRSAEAADLTARLLPIMRHKLRELDLEKLYLDIEMPLIPVLADIELAGMKVDAESLTKFSETVSTDLAELSKKIFAIAGREFNIGSPKQVGEVFGELNIETGRKTATGQISTSHEVLAELAQTYEIAQLVIDYREMDKLRATYADALPKLIADDGRIHGTLNQTVAATGRLSSTEPNLQNIPVRTELGREIRRAFIPETGCRLISADYSQLELRILAHITRDERMLEAFKNNEDIHAQTARLVFGAKDEKDLKEKRRLAKIVNFGIAYAVEAYGLSTRVGISRTEARKVIDDYFATYKGIRAYMDRTPDEAREKGYVTSIFGRRRYFPGINDRNFTVRSRAEREAINMPMQGTASDIVKIAMIRVADALKDAGLSTRMIMQVHDELLFEAPEAEVAAACDIVKREMESAATLDVPLVVEIGSGTNWMDTK, from the coding sequence ATGAAACGTGTCTTCTTGATCGATGCGATGTCGCATATTTACAGGGCATTCTTTGCTCCTATGGGAATGCGTCAAGACCCTTTACGCAACAGCAAGGGCGAGGTAACGCAAGCTGTATTCGTATTCACGAACATGCTCCGCAAGCTCATTAATGATGAAAAACCCGAATACATCGCCGCTGTTTGGGATACGGAAGAACCTACATTCCGCCACCAATCGTATGCTGACTATAAGGCGAACCGCGAGGCTATGCCTGAAGACCTCGCCGCTCAATTGCCTTACATCGAACGGGTTTGCGAGGCTTTCGGCGTTCCCATTTTGAAGATGGACGGCTACGAGGCCGACGACATCATCGGCACATTGGCACGGAAAGCAGCGACGAAAAAGATGCAGGCCGTTATCGTGTCGAACGATAAGGACCTTTGCCAACTCGTACGCGATCCTTACATCATCGCCATGCGGAATAATGCCGCGAACATTCGCCGCAAGGTTCCCGTGCCGCCGGTCGAGTGGTGCGATGAGGCTTGGGTCTTGAATAAGTTCGGCGTGCCGCCGGACAAGGTCATTGACCTGCTCGGTTTGATGGGCGATGCGGTCGATAATATTCCCGGTGCTCCGGGCATCGGGCCGAAAGGAGCCGTCGAACTCGTGCTCGAATTTGGCTCGGCAGAAGCCGCGATAGCGAACGCCGATCAGATCAAACGCAAGACATACCGTGAGAGCCTGCAGAACAATGCGGAACAGGTCCGCCGATCGCTCGAACTCGCGACCATCCATTGCGAGGTGCCGATCGAACTTGACCTCGACACCCTCGCATATAAAGGGCCGGATAGGCCAAAGGCTCATCAGCTTTTCAGTGAGCTTGAGTTTCGCACGCTTACAAAAGAATTTGCGGACGGCACGGCACAACCTTCGTCAGTTTCGAGCGGCCTGTTTGACAGCCTTCCGGCGGCTGAAAGCATTACGACGCATTACGGGTTGATCGATGACGAACCGGCGGCTGAAAAACTGATACGCAGGCTGTTCGAGGCCGAGTTTTACAGTTTCAGCATCAACGAGCCTGCGGACAGCGGCCAAACAAGCTGCTACGGCAAGGCCGCGCCGCTCGGCATCGCCATAGGTCTCGGCAGCGGCGAGGCGTTCTATATTGATATTTTAAATTTTAAGGACGGCAGCGCCGTCGCGCAGCGATTCATAAGCGATATTTTTACAAATAAATATCTCCGCGCGGCGACGTTCGATAAAAAGCTGGCGATAGGTTCGCTGCTTGCACTCGGTATCGAATCTGTCGCGATCAACGATGACATACTCATCGCCGGCTACCTTCTTGACGCTTCAAGAGCGAGTTATTCGATAGGCCTTCTCGCACAGGCGTACGCCGAAACCGACATTTCCGCGACGATACCTGACGGCTGGGACAAGCGTGCATTTCGATCGGCGGAGGCGGCCGACCTGACCGCACGTCTTTTGCCGATCATGCGGCACAAGCTGCGTGAACTCGACCTAGAAAAGCTGTATCTCGACATTGAGATGCCTCTGATACCCGTGCTGGCGGATATCGAGCTTGCGGGAATGAAGGTTGATGCCGAAAGCCTAACAAAGTTCTCCGAAACAGTAAGCACCGACCTCGCAGAACTCAGCAAGAAGATATTCGCCATCGCCGGCCGCGAATTCAATATCGGTTCGCCAAAGCAGGTCGGCGAGGTGTTCGGCGAGTTGAATATCGAGACGGGCCGAAAGACGGCGACGGGCCAGATCTCGACAAGCCACGAGGTACTGGCCGAACTCGCGCAAACCTACGAGATCGCACAACTCGTGATCGACTACCGCGAGATGGACAAGCTGCGTGCGACATACGCCGATGCTCTGCCCAAACTGATAGCCGACGACGGCCGCATACACGGCACACTTAATCAGACGGTTGCCGCGACGGGGCGTTTATCATCCACCGAGCCGAACCTGCAGAACATCCCGGTACGCACCGAACTCGGACGCGAGATCAGGCGTGCGTTCATACCCGAAACCGGCTGCAGGCTTATATCTGCGGACTATTCACAGCTTGAACTGCGCATACTCGCACACATCACGCGCGACGAGCGGATGCTGGAAGCCTTTAAGAATAACGAGGACATACACGCGCAGACGGCGCGGCTCGTATTTGGTGCAAAGGACGAAAAGGACCTGAAAGAGAAGCGCCGTCTTGCCAAGATAGTCAATTTCGGTATCGCGTACGCCGTCGAGGCGTACGGACTTTCGACGCGCGTAGGCATCAGCCGTACCGAGGCCCGCAAGGTGATCGACGACTATTTCGCTACTTATAAAGGCATACGTGCCTATATGGATCGCACGCCTGATGAGGCACGCGAAAAGGGCTATGTAACGTCGATCTTTGGCCGCCGCCGCTACTTTCCGGGCATAAACGACCGTAATTTCACTGTCCGCTCACGTGCCGAGCGTGAAGCGATAAATATGCCGATGCAGGGCACCGCAAGCGATATCGTAAAGATAGCGATGATCCGTGTCGCCGACGCATTAAAAGATGCCGGCCTGAGCACGCGTATGATAATGCAGGTGCACGACGAACTGCTCTTCGAAGCTCCTGAAGCCGAGGTCGCCGCCGCCTGCGACATCGTAAAGCGCGAGATGGAATCAGCCGCCACGCTCGACGTACCGCTCGTCGTCGAGATCGGCTCCGGCACGAACTGGATGGACACGAAGTAG